From the Telopea speciosissima isolate NSW1024214 ecotype Mountain lineage chromosome 9, Tspe_v1, whole genome shotgun sequence genome, the window ATCTCATCCACTGCTCGGCTAACTATGACCTCTGGTAACCTCATGGAAGACCTGACAGTATATCGTAGTACAGTGGGGGCATTACAATATGCTACACTAACAAGACCAAACATCCAGTTTGCTGTTAACAAGGTCTGTCAATATATGCATCGACCAACAGTTGATCATTGGGCTGTTGTGAAAAGAATTCTACGGTACTTAAAAGGGACTATAAACAATGGTCTTGCTCTAGATCGGACTACCTCTATGACATTATCAGCCttctctgatgcagattgggcaggttgTGTTAATGATCGGAAGTCTACTGGTGGGTTTGCTATATATCTTGGGTCCAACTTAATCTCATGGAGCTCTCGTAAACAAGCAACTGTTGCTCGATCTAGCACCGAATCAGAATATCGTGCACTTGCAAATGCAGCAATCGAACTTACCTGGCTTCAATCACTTTTAAAGAAACTCCATATCTACCTACCACGTGCACCCATATTGTAGTGTGACAATGTTGGGGCCACCTATCTCATTGTCAATCCAGTTTTCCATGCATGGACAAAACATGTGAAAATTGACTTCCACTTGGTAAGAGATAAAGTCGCTAAGGGAGATCTCGATGTGCGCTTTATTTCAACTGAGGATCAGATTGCAGACATATTCACAAAGGCACTTTCAACGTCCCGATTTTAGTATCTTTTGTCCAATCTCAAGGTGACTTCCTCTCCGTTGAGCTTGACAGGGCGTGTAAGAGATAAAATCTCGGTAATTAAGGAAGGATTGCCATCCACAACTCAAGATAAGATGGACTGTTACCATAGTGCAAGCCTGGCATACACAGTTGGTAATTTAGATAAGAATTCTAGCAATAGTGATAATTGACTTTTCTTACAAGAGAGATCTCATGCTTTAATTCAGAAATCTCATCCTTTGATTGAGAGATCAGCAACCTTAAATAGACACTGTGACATTGAAAATATTTCATAGTGGATTTACAGAGATATCAGTGGACGTAGGTTGGTTTCTATCCAACTGAACCACGTTAAGTGCTTTGAGtcattctctcttctcatctcttctatcttcttccttcttcaaacgTTATACTTTCACATGCGGTAGGAAATTGCAAGCCAAATTGCAAAATAGCCTCCAAAGTTCATTGCTGCACCTATGAGGATTACAAGCCATGGTGGTGTGAGATCATAGATAACCCCAGAGAGAACACCCACATTGGCACTCAATTCCCTGAAGAAACTTAAGAGATTGAGTGTTGTTTTATCATACCCAAGTGATGATTTTATACTATTTGAATTAATACCAAACATGTAACTTGAACCAGCCATTGACATGATAATGAAGGAAGCAAAAACCATGAACCATCGCCCTTAGAACACTTGCACCGCTAAGCTCTTCATCTCTAGCTCTTTCTTCAATCAATGCTAACACAAACAACCAGTACCACCACCGCTACCCATACTCACTCACTAATACCAACAACCCTCCTTCCTTCTCATTTTATCTTACTGTCataatttttgccatttacaagagAGCAAGGATacttatggaaacaaaataaacatgtgattgcaaccacctgtcctatttttgcaatttacaagggaggaggggtatttatgaaaacaaaataaacatgtgattggCTGAGAGGTGTACGATCGATGATCCATGTTCCTAAGAGACAATCAATGCCCAACCAATCTATGGATCGGTTAtgtataatatttttatttaacgATCCAGATCGTGTAATTATATTGCTTACGCCCTTCCCACGACTATGCTATAAAGGCTGCGACACCCTCCAAATTGTACAAATTCAAATTGACATTTCTACCTCAGCATGTGCGGTACGCTGCCCCTATGCCCAGGCACAAGGGTGCGTATGAAAATGCTGCACTCCCACGAAAAGGCAAAAAATATTAGGGGTGCGACAGCCATTTCACACGCCCCTATGTCTGGGTATAGGAGTAGCACACTGCACAcacccaggtagcgttctctct encodes:
- the LOC122638652 gene encoding uncharacterized mitochondrial protein AtMg00810-like — protein: MVATLDNVEPTSFTSANRHPQWCQAMDSELTALLKNQTWTLVPYHPSMNIKQLDVQNAFLHGLPNEEVFMSQSLGFTDTAHPNHVCRLNKSIYGLKQALQAWFERLSSFLLEVGFEGNDTALVSRFIQQIAECKSVSTLISSTARLTMTSGNLMEDLTVYRSTVGALQYATLTRPNIQFAVNKVCQYMHRPTVDHWAVVKRILRYLKGTINNGLALDRTTSMTLSAFSDADWAGCVNDRKSTGGFAIYLGSNLISWSSRKQATVARSSTESEYRALANAAIELTWLQSLLKKLHIYLPRAPIL